The following proteins come from a genomic window of Hymenobacter canadensis:
- a CDS encoding rhodanese-like domain-containing protein — protein sequence MLNRLVHKLAWLRRTSLVSSGLWLLALGACGRERQGEPARTTTAYDQLLKTLYRNTVPLMQPAQLAATLQAKPGGVVLLDTRTPDEYRISHLQGARFVDFGTFEKSEFRDVPRDRPVVVYCSVGYRSERVGERLRALGFRDVRNLYGGIFQWVNDGYPVVNAQGRTDEVHPYSVLWSPWLKKGRKVYE from the coding sequence ATGCTGAACCGCCTTGTACATAAGCTGGCCTGGCTTCGCCGCACGAGCCTTGTATCGTCGGGCCTGTGGCTGCTGGCGCTGGGAGCCTGCGGGCGAGAGCGGCAGGGCGAGCCGGCTCGCACCACTACCGCCTACGACCAGCTGCTGAAAACGCTGTACCGCAATACGGTGCCGTTGATGCAGCCAGCCCAGCTGGCCGCCACCCTGCAGGCCAAGCCCGGCGGCGTGGTGCTGCTGGACACCCGCACGCCCGACGAATACCGCATAAGCCACCTGCAGGGCGCCCGGTTTGTGGACTTCGGCACCTTCGAGAAGTCCGAGTTCCGCGACGTGCCCCGCGACCGGCCAGTAGTGGTGTACTGCTCGGTGGGCTACCGGAGCGAGCGGGTAGGGGAGCGGCTGCGCGCCCTCGGCTTCCGCGACGTGCGCAACCTCTACGGCGGCATTTTCCAGTGGGTGAACGACGGCTATCCGGTGGTCAACGCCCAGGGCCGCACCGACGAAGTACACCCATACTCGGTGCTGTGGAGCCCGTGGCTGAAAAAAGGCCGTAAGGTATACGAGTAG
- the arsS gene encoding arsenosugar biosynthesis radical SAM (seleno)protein ArsS (Some members of this family are selenoproteins.) yields the protein MKSLQARHALLADTGYQLTVLSQADAAGAHLPAFAHKLRETGLLPLRPTSLRVMQINVGKMCNQVCKHCHVDAGPDRTEIMTRETMQECLAALAQSDIQVVDLTGGAPEMNPDFRWLVEQISALGRQTIVRCNLTIIVANKKYHDLPEFFAKHQVQVVSSLPHFSAARTDAQRGEGVFGRSIRALQMLNEVGYGVEGSGLLLDLVFNPSGAFLPGSQASLEREFKQRLLREHGIVFNNLLAITNLPVSRFLEYLLESGNYESYMEKLVAAYNPTAAENVMCRSTLSVSWDGLLYDCDFNQMLELPVAAPAPQHIRDFDEAALNARAIVVNQHCFGCTAGAGSSCGGATT from the coding sequence ATGAAGTCTCTCCAGGCGCGCCACGCGCTATTGGCCGATACCGGCTACCAGCTGACGGTACTTTCCCAGGCTGATGCTGCCGGGGCGCACCTGCCGGCGTTTGCGCACAAGCTGCGCGAAACCGGCCTGCTGCCGCTGCGCCCTACCAGTCTGCGCGTGATGCAGATCAACGTGGGCAAGATGTGCAACCAAGTGTGCAAGCACTGCCACGTAGACGCCGGGCCCGACCGCACCGAAATCATGACCCGCGAAACCATGCAGGAGTGCCTGGCGGCGCTGGCGCAGTCGGATATCCAGGTGGTGGACCTGACCGGCGGGGCACCGGAGATGAACCCGGACTTCCGCTGGCTGGTGGAGCAGATTTCGGCTCTGGGCCGCCAGACCATTGTGCGCTGCAACCTGACCATCATCGTGGCCAACAAGAAGTACCACGACCTGCCGGAGTTTTTTGCCAAGCACCAAGTGCAGGTAGTGTCGTCGTTGCCGCACTTCTCGGCGGCCCGCACCGATGCCCAGCGGGGCGAAGGCGTGTTCGGACGTTCCATCCGGGCCCTTCAGATGCTGAACGAGGTGGGCTATGGCGTGGAAGGCTCGGGTTTGCTGCTGGACCTGGTGTTCAACCCGTCGGGTGCTTTCCTGCCCGGCAGCCAGGCCTCGCTGGAGCGCGAGTTCAAGCAGCGGCTGCTGCGCGAGCATGGCATCGTGTTCAATAACCTACTGGCCATCACCAATCTGCCCGTGAGCCGCTTCTTGGAATATCTGCTGGAAAGCGGCAACTACGAGAGCTACATGGAGAAGCTGGTGGCGGCCTACAACCCCACGGCGGCCGAAAACGTGATGTGCCGCAGCACCCTCAGCGTCAGCTGGGACGGGCTGCTCTACGACTGCGACTTCAACCAGATGCTGGAGCTGCCCGTGGCCGCCCCCGCCCCCCAGCACATCCGCGACTTCGACGAGGCGGCGCTTAATGCCCGGGCCATCGTGGTAAACCAGCACTGCTTTGGCTGCACGGCTGGCGCGGGTTCCAGCTGCGGCGGTGCCACCACGTAG
- a CDS encoding arsenosugar biosynthesis-associated peroxidase-like protein, which yields MEKSTYYNPADLAKFGNITEWQPEMGNKFFAYYAEVFKEGALSEREKALIALAVAHAVQCPYCIDAYTSDSLQKGADEAQMMEAVHVAAAIKGGAALVHGVQMMNKAKELSM from the coding sequence ATGGAAAAGTCAACGTATTACAACCCCGCCGATCTGGCCAAATTTGGCAATATCACCGAGTGGCAGCCCGAAATGGGCAACAAGTTTTTCGCTTACTATGCCGAGGTGTTTAAGGAAGGCGCGCTTTCGGAGCGGGAAAAGGCGCTGATTGCGCTGGCAGTGGCCCACGCCGTGCAATGCCCCTACTGCATCGATGCCTACACGTCGGACTCGCTGCAGAAAGGCGCCGACGAAGCCCAGATGATGGAGGCCGTGCACGTTGCCGCCGCCATCAAGGGCGGAGCCGCTTTGGTGCACGGCGTTCAGATGATGAACAAGGCCAAGGAACTATCGATGTGA